A window of the Macaca nemestrina isolate mMacNem1 chromosome X, mMacNem.hap1, whole genome shotgun sequence genome harbors these coding sequences:
- the LOC105499696 gene encoding solute carrier family 25 member 53 isoform X2 codes for MGEQNHSPGKELQPRTRAEAPGKKSWHSQAYALGAVSNFMSTFLTFPIYKVVFRQQIHAMAVSEAVRQLWHEGPQYFYRGIYPPLLSKTLQGTLLFGTYDSLLCFLSPVGPHTLGHRWAAGLMSGVVEAVALSPFERVQNVLQDGRKQARFPSTFSILKEFNSYGLWGRLSLGYYRGFWPVLARNSLGSALYFSFKDPIQDGLAEQGLPHWVPALVSGSVNGTITCLVLYPLIVLVANMQSHIGWQNMPSLWASAQDVWNTRGRKLLLIYRGGSLVILRSSVTWGLTTAIHDFLQRKSHSRKELKTD; via the coding sequence ATGGGGGAGCAGAACCACTCTCCCGGGAAGGAGCTTCAGCCCAGGACACGAGCAGAGGCTCCAGGAAAGAAAAGCTGGCATTCCCAGGCCTACGCCCTTGGGGCCGTTTCCAACTTTATGTCTACTTTTCTGACGTTTCCTATCTATAAGGTTGTGTTCCGGCAACAGATCCATGCCATGGCAGTGTCAGAGGCTGTGAGACAGCTTTGGCACGAAGGTCCTCAATACTTCTACCGGGGAATCTaccctcctcttctctccaagACGTTGCAAGGGACTCTTCTGTTTGGGACTTATGATAGCCTGCTGtgctttctctctcctgttgGGCCACACACCCTGGGACACCGCTGGGCTGCAGGGCTCATGTCTGGCGTGGTGGAGGCTGTGGCACTCAGTCCCTTTGAAAGGGTGCAAAATGTGCTCCAGGATGGTCGCAAGCAAGCTCGCTTCCCCAGCACCTTCAGCATTCTCAAGGAATTCAACTCTTATGGGCTTTGGGGGCGGCTGTCACTGGGTTACTATCGTGGTTTCTGGCCTGTCCTGGCCAGGAACAGCCTGGGGAGTgctctatatttttctttcaaggaCCCCATCCAGGATGGCCTGGCAGAGCAAGGCCTGCCCCATTGGGTTCCTGCCTTGGTGTCTGGTAGTGTCAATGGAACAATCACCTGCCTAGTTCTGTATCCTCTGATTGTGCTGGTTGCTAATATGCAGTCCCATATTGGATGGCAGAACATGCCAAGCCTGTGGGCCTCTGCCCAGGATGTGTGGAACACTCGGGGTCGAAAGCTGCTCCTGATCTACCGTGGAGGCTCCCTGGTCATCCTAAGGTCCAGTGTGACATGGGGCCTCACTACGGCAATCCATGACTTCCTGCAGAGGAAGTCTCACTCCAGGAAAGAGCTGAAGACTGACTAG
- the LOC105499696 gene encoding solute carrier family 25 member 53 isoform X1 has translation MAHGTAELSSELCPHSSPTQSFFHLHTVVFSMGEQNHSPGKELQPRTRAEAPGKKSWHSQAYALGAVSNFMSTFLTFPIYKVVFRQQIHAMAVSEAVRQLWHEGPQYFYRGIYPPLLSKTLQGTLLFGTYDSLLCFLSPVGPHTLGHRWAAGLMSGVVEAVALSPFERVQNVLQDGRKQARFPSTFSILKEFNSYGLWGRLSLGYYRGFWPVLARNSLGSALYFSFKDPIQDGLAEQGLPHWVPALVSGSVNGTITCLVLYPLIVLVANMQSHIGWQNMPSLWASAQDVWNTRGRKLLLIYRGGSLVILRSSVTWGLTTAIHDFLQRKSHSRKELKTD, from the coding sequence TTTCTTCCATCTGCACACAGTTGTCTTCAGCATGGGGGAGCAGAACCACTCTCCCGGGAAGGAGCTTCAGCCCAGGACACGAGCAGAGGCTCCAGGAAAGAAAAGCTGGCATTCCCAGGCCTACGCCCTTGGGGCCGTTTCCAACTTTATGTCTACTTTTCTGACGTTTCCTATCTATAAGGTTGTGTTCCGGCAACAGATCCATGCCATGGCAGTGTCAGAGGCTGTGAGACAGCTTTGGCACGAAGGTCCTCAATACTTCTACCGGGGAATCTaccctcctcttctctccaagACGTTGCAAGGGACTCTTCTGTTTGGGACTTATGATAGCCTGCTGtgctttctctctcctgttgGGCCACACACCCTGGGACACCGCTGGGCTGCAGGGCTCATGTCTGGCGTGGTGGAGGCTGTGGCACTCAGTCCCTTTGAAAGGGTGCAAAATGTGCTCCAGGATGGTCGCAAGCAAGCTCGCTTCCCCAGCACCTTCAGCATTCTCAAGGAATTCAACTCTTATGGGCTTTGGGGGCGGCTGTCACTGGGTTACTATCGTGGTTTCTGGCCTGTCCTGGCCAGGAACAGCCTGGGGAGTgctctatatttttctttcaaggaCCCCATCCAGGATGGCCTGGCAGAGCAAGGCCTGCCCCATTGGGTTCCTGCCTTGGTGTCTGGTAGTGTCAATGGAACAATCACCTGCCTAGTTCTGTATCCTCTGATTGTGCTGGTTGCTAATATGCAGTCCCATATTGGATGGCAGAACATGCCAAGCCTGTGGGCCTCTGCCCAGGATGTGTGGAACACTCGGGGTCGAAAGCTGCTCCTGATCTACCGTGGAGGCTCCCTGGTCATCCTAAGGTCCAGTGTGACATGGGGCCTCACTACGGCAATCCATGACTTCCTGCAGAGGAAGTCTCACTCCAGGAAAGAGCTGAAGACTGACTAG
- the LOC105499697 gene encoding LOW QUALITY PROTEIN: zinc finger CCHC domain-containing protein 18 (The sequence of the model RefSeq protein was modified relative to this genomic sequence to represent the inferred CDS: substituted 1 base at 1 genomic stop codon), with product MNVALENPADKAFPKSASILLYSDTLSSSVMASIIARVGNSRQQNAPLPPWAHSMLRSLGRSLGPFVVNMAERNMKLFSGRVVPAQGKETFENWLIQVNGVLPDWSMSEEEKLKRLMKTLRGPAREVMRLLQAANPNLSVADFLRAMKLVFGEFESSVTAHGKFVNTLQALGEKASLYVIRLELQLQNAIQAGILAEKDANQTGLQQLLLGTELNRDLCFRLKFKHLLRMYANAQERLPNFLELIKMIREEEDWDDAFIKRKRPKRSGPIMEKAASPVAFQGAQPITIGSANCNCNVIEIDDTLDDSDEDVILVVSLDPPLTPTGVPPFRGRARPLDQVLVIDSPNNSGAQSLSTSGGSGYKNDGPGNICRARKXKYTICCSYCGKEGHSEETCDNESNKAQVFENLIITLQELTHTEDRSKDVPGEHSDAFEPQ from the coding sequence ATGAACGTTGCTTTGGAGAATCCTGCAGATAAGGCTTTTCCAAAAAGCGCGAGTATCTTGTTGTATTCAGATACCCTATCGTCGTCAGTCATGGCTAGCATCATTGCGCGTGTGGGTAACAGCAGGCAGCAGAATGCACCTTTGCCGCCTTGGGCCCATTCCATGTTGAGGTCTCTCGGGAGGAGTCTCGGTCCTTTCGTGGTCAACATGGCAGAGAGAAACATGAAGTTGTTCTCGGGGAGAGTGGTGCCAGCCCAGGGGAAAGAAACCTTTGAAAACTGGCTGATCCAAGTCAATGGGGTCCTGCCAGATTGGAGTATGTCTGAGGAGGAAAAACTCAAGCGCTTGATGAAAACACTTAGGGGCCCTGCCCGGGAGGTCATGCGTTTGCTTCAGGCGGCCAACCCCAACCTAAGTGTAGCAGATTTCTTGCGGGCCATGAAATTGGTGTTTGGGGAGTTTGAAAGCAGTGTGACTGCCCATGGTAAATTTGTTAACACCCTGCAGGCACTAGGGGAGAAAGCCTCCCTTTATGTGATCCGTTTAGAGTTGCAGCTCCAGAATGCTATTCAGGCTGGCATCCTAGCTGAGAAAGATGCAAACCAGACTGGCTTGCAACAGCTTCTTTTAGGCACCGAGCTGAATAGGGACCTGTGCTTCAGGCTTAAATTTAAGCATCTTCTCAGGATGTATGCAAATGCGCAGGAGCGGCTTCCCAATTTCCTGGAGTTAATCAAGATGATAAGGGAGGAAGAGGATTGGGATGATGCTTTTATTAAACGGAAGCGGCCGAAAAGGTCTGGGCCAATAATGGAGAAGGCAGCCAGCCCTGTGGCATTTCAGGGTGCCCAGCCAATAACAATCGGCAGTGCTAACTGTAACTGCAACGTGATAGAAATAGATGATACCCTTGATGACTCCGATGAGGATGTGATCCTGGTGGTGTCTCTGGACCCTCCACTGACACCCACAGGTGTCCCTCCCTTCAGAGGAAGAGCCAGACCTCTGGATCAAGTGCTGGTTATTGATTCCCCCAACAATTCTGGGGCTCAGTCTCTTTCTACCAGTGGTGGTTCTGGGTATAAGAACGATGGTCCTGGGAATATTTGTAGAGCCAGGAAGTGAAAATACACAATCTGCTGTTCATATTGTGGTAAGGAGGGCCACTCAGAAGAAACCTGTGACAATGAGAGCAACAAGGCCCAGGTTTTTGAGAATCTGATCATCACCCTGC